In Schistocerca serialis cubense isolate TAMUIC-IGC-003099 chromosome 8, iqSchSeri2.2, whole genome shotgun sequence, one genomic interval encodes:
- the LOC126416847 gene encoding uncharacterized protein LOC126416847 → MAQDMQAFEKETRMFCDTIPAMSQILEKAAPGKYTQLSAKCFASGRQPVSYLVLEDLKASGFALAKRCSGLDLAHSKLVVRKLAEFHAASVKLFEQDPSALDNYLVFKSFHGPTAQHVETFLKQGCRLLADQLDTLDRSYSKYAPRIRTLAESIFPRLADLTERKGKFRVLTHADTWVNNIMFKYAAEVVQDVVLLDFQLSSYGSPSIDLQYFTHTSLTEEVYANHLTDLLKEYHSHLIEVMDDIGISTNKQISFEELLEDFDAQALYAVFSAVAVLPIVRTQDETRFDVEASLNESDSAANRNTFASAQYTQAIKQMLPEFEKRGLL, encoded by the coding sequence ATGGCGCAGGACATGCAAGCCTTCGAGAAAGAGACTCGCATGTTCTGCGATACCATTCCCGCGATGTCACAAATCCTGGAGAAGGCGGCACCCGGTAAATACACGCAGCTGTCTGCCAAGTGTTTCGCCTCTGGGAGGCAGCCGGTCAGCTATCTGGTTCTCGAGGACTTGAAGGCCAGTGGGTTCGCGCTGGCGAAGAGGTGCAGCGGACTCGATTTGGCGCACTCCAAACTCGTGGTTAGGAAACTGGCAGAGTTCCACGCGGCCTCCGTCAAGCTGTTCGAGCAGGACCCATCGGCTCTGGACAACTACCTGGTCTTCAAGTCGTTCCACGGACCTACGGCGCAGCATGTGGAGACCTTCTTGAAACAGGGCTGCAGGTTACTCGCGGATCAGTTGGACACGTTAGACAGATCGTACTCAAAGTATGCGCCGAGGATACGAACTCTCGCAGAAAGCATATTTCCACGGCTAGCTGACTTGACGGAACGGAAGGGAAAGTTTCGTGTGCTAACTCACGCAGATACCTGGGTCAACAACATCATGTTCAAATACGCTGCAGAAGTCGTCCAAGACGTGGTCCTACTCGATTTCCAGTTGTCTTCGTACGGTTCACCTTCGATTGACTTGCAATATTTTACTCACACAAGCCTTACGGAAGAAGTGTACGCCAATCATTTAACAGATCTTCTGAAAGAGTACCACAGCCATTTAATCGAGGTGATGGACGATATTGGTATCAGTACGAACAAGCAGATATCCTTTGAGGAGCTACTGGAGGATTTCGACGCGCAAGCACTGTACGCCGTTTTTTCGGCAGTAGCAGTGCTGCCAATCGTGCGCACTCAAGACGAAACTAGATTCGATGTGGAAGCGTCTCTGAACGAAAGTGACAGTGCTGCCAACAGAAACACCTTCGCGAGCGCTCAGTATACGCAGGCTATAAAACAAATGCTGCCAGAATTTGAAAAGAGAGGCCTACTGTAG